A genomic region of Oryza glaberrima chromosome 1, OglaRS2, whole genome shotgun sequence contains the following coding sequences:
- the LOC127782243 gene encoding G-type lectin S-receptor-like serine/threonine-protein kinase At2g19130: MQHAFLKTIIISVVNNSDDRAPNRWYLAIWYNKISKTTPVWIANRATPISDPNLSQLTASEDGNLALFDQARSLIWATNITNNVNSTVGVILDSGNLVLAPASNTSNFLWQSFDEPTNVWLPGAKLGRNKITGQITRFISWKSSVDPSPGYYTLEIDPNGGDQFIHLWNNSAIYWETGKWIGNMFTGIPEMALYPKEVLSYKFTVNNQESYFVYRTNASIATAMFIMEISGQVKTVVWMESKKDWVPFLALPKAQCAVYFLCGSFAMCTENAVTFCSCLRGFSKQYNGEWRYGNPSGGCMRNTKLQYDGNSSSKTTADEFYALAVAKLPDKAWGLATGTDGCKQACLNNCSCTAYSYAGGCSLWYGDLINLVAPADGSVGHSIHIRLAASEFSSSTKTRKATVIGASTAGAILVTLIVIIGILLILRKRNLTEANKVEGSLVVFRYRFLQHVTKNFSDRLGKGSFGPVFKGTLPDGTLIAVKKLDGVSQGEKQFRAEVSTIGTIQHVNLIRLLGFCSERSMKMLVYEFMPNGSLDRYLFGSTPLTLSWKTRYQIALGIAKGLAYLHEKCRSLIIHCDIKPENVLLGADFMPKIADFGLAKLLGRDFSRVLTTMRGTIGYLAPEWISGTAITTKADVFSYGMMLFEIISGNRNADWHRQGEQGAGTFFPVLVAMRLPEGKIQDLLGSELSADANLEEVERACKVACWCIQDDENTRPTMGEIVQILEGLVDVSFPPVPWYLHVLAQRSNFSTEETSH; the protein is encoded by the exons ATGCAGCA TGCATTCTTGAAAACTATTATAATCTCAGTGGTTAACAATTCAGATGATAGAGCGCCTAACAGATGGTACCTTGCTATTTGGTACAACAAGATCTCAAAGACCACACCCGTCTGGATAGCAAATCGGGCGACTCCAATCTCTGATCCAAACTTATCACAGTTGACAGCATCAGAAGATGGCAATTTGGCATTGTTCGACCAGGCCAGGTCTTTGATCTGGGCCACAAATATCACTAATAACGTCAACTCCACAGTTGGAGTTATCCTTGATTCAGGCAACTTAGTGTTAGCTCCTGCCTCCAATACCTCCAATTTCCTATGGCAGAGTTTTGATGAACCGACCAATGTGTGGCTCCCTGGGGCCAAGCTTGGACGGAACAAAATTACTGGCCAAATCACAAGATTTATCTCATGGAAAAGCTCTGTTGATCCATCACCTGGGTATTATACGCTTGAGATTGACCCGAATGGTGGCGACCAGTTCATCCATCTATGGAACAATTCTGCCATCTACTGGGAAACGGGCAAATGGATTGGTAATATGTTTACTGGAATTCCTGAGATGGCATTGTATCCTAAAGAAGTTTTAAGCTACAAATTTACCGTTAACAACCAAGAGAGCTACTTTGTGTACCGAACTAATGCATCCATTGCCACAGCGATGTTTATTATGGAAATTTCAGGCCAGGTAAAAACAGTAGTATGGATGGAGAGCAAAAAAGACTGGGTGCCCTTCTTGGCACTGCCAAAAGCACAGTGCGCCGTGTACTTCCTTTGTGGTTCTTTTGCCATGTGCACTGAGAACGCCGTCACTTTCTGCAGTTGTCTCAGGGGTTTCAGCAAGCAGTACAACGGCGAGTGGCGATATGGTAATCCCAGTGGAGGTTGCATGAGAAACACTAAGCTACAATATGATGGCAATAGCTCTAGCAAGACAACAGCTGATGAATTCTATGCACTAGCTGTTGCTAAGTTGCCTGACAAAGCCTGGGGTTTGGCAACTGGTACAGATGGATGTAAGCAGGCTTGTCTGAACAATTGCTCTTGTACCGCTTATTCCTACGCTGGTGGTTGTTCTTTGTGGTATGGAGATTTAATCAATCTAGTGGCTCCTGCTGATGGTTCAGTGGGGCATAGCATCCATATCCGGCTCGCTGCATCAGAGTTCTCCAGCTCAACGAAAACGAGGAAGGCAACTGTTATTGGGGCTTCAACTGCTGGAGCTATCCTTGTCACCCTCATTGTGATCATTGGCATACTTCTGATTCTCAGGAAGAGGAATTTGACTGAAGCGAACAAAGTGGAGGGTTCGTTGGTCGTATTCAGGTATAGGTTCCTACAGCATGTGACAAAAAACTTCTCTGACAGGTTGGGCAAAGGTTCTTTTGGTCCTGTATTTAAGGGAACGTTACCTGATGGGACACTAATTGCTGTAAAAAAACTTGATGGTGTTTCTCAGGGAGAAAAGCAGTTCCGAGCTGAAGTCAGCACAATTGGCACAATTCAGCATGTGAATTTAATCCGGTTGCTGGGATTTTGCTCAGAGAGGTCCATGAAGATGCTAGTCTATGAGTTCATGCCAAATGGGTCGTTGGATCGTTACCTATTTGGAAGCACTCCATTGACTTTGAGCTGGAAGACAAGATATCAGATTGCTCTTGGAATTGCCAAGGGATTAGCTTACTTGCATGAGAAATGCAGGAGCCTCATCATACACTGTGATATAAAGCCAGAGAATGTACTCCTAGGTGCTGATTTCATGCCAAAGATCGCGGATTTTGGACTTGCCAAGCTCCTCGGAAGGGATTTCAGCAGAGTTTTGACAACCATGAGAGGCACTATAGGGTATCTTGCCCCAGAATGGATAAGCGGCACAGCTATCACCACAAAGGCAGATGTTTTCAGCTATGGGATGATGCTTTTCGAGATCATATCAGGAAACAGAAATGCAGATTGGCATCGGCAAGGTGAGCAAGGTGCAGGGACATTCTTCCCAGTGCTAGTGGCAATGAGACTCCCTGAAGGAAAGATTCAAGACTTGCTAGGTTCAGAACTAAGTGCAGATGCTAACTTAGAAGAGGTGGAGAGGGCTTGCAAGGTGGCTTGCTGGTGCATACAAGATGATGAGAACACAAGGCCAACGATGGGAGAGATTGTCCAGATTCTAGAAGGATTGGTCGATGTCAGCTTTCCTCCTGTCCCTTGGTATCTACATGTTCTTGCCCAGCGCTCCAACTTCTCCACCGAGGAAACGTCACATTAG
- the LOC127769902 gene encoding protein MIZU-KUSSEI 1-like codes for MRTIMARSPHESSFSFSRRHFKWPVLGKSSSHGASNAGEDDFIKAEDDEEATMAFSSTCPSFHSEDFVSPPPCKPLKQQQQQQQQPQQQRRKGRTAVSRLRTALAAALAGRHRQVGLGARLTGTLYGHRRGHVHLAFQVDPRACPALLLELAALTASLVREMASGLVRIALECERAKGGGACAFPTTAAAPSSSSSSAGGRKLVEETVWRAYCNGRSCGYAVRRECGAADWRVLRALEPVSMGAGVIPAACGGGEGDVMYMRARFERVVGSRDSEAFYMMNPDCGGSGSNNNGGPELSVYLLRV; via the coding sequence ATGAGGACCATCATGGCGAGGAGCCCTCACGAGtcatccttctccttctccaggaGGCACTTCAAGTGGCCAGTTCTTGGCAAGAGCAGCAGCCATGGCGCCAGCAATGCAGGGGAGGACGACTTCATCAAGgcagaggacgacgaggaggccaccatggccttctcctccacctGCCCGTCGTTCCACTCCGAGGACTTCGTGTCCCCTCCGCCCTGCAAGCCgctcaagcagcagcagcagcagcagcagcagccgcagcagcagcgcagGAAGGGACGCACGGCCGTGTCCCGCCTGCGCACGGCGCTGGCCGCGGCCCTCGCCGGCCGGCACCGCCAGGTCGGGCTCGGCGCCCGGCTCACCGGCACGCTCTACGGGCACCGCCGCGGCCACGTCCACCTCGCGTTCCAGGTGGACCCGCGCGCGTGCCCCGCGCTGCTCCTGGAGCTGGCCGCGCTCACGGCGTCGCTGGTGCGCGAGATGGCCTCGGGCCTCGTGCGCATCGCGCTCGAGTGCGAGCGCgccaagggcggcggcgcctgcgcgttccccaccaccgccgcggccccctcctcctcctcctccagcgccGGCGGCAGGAAGCTGGTGGAGGAGACGGTGTGGCGCGCGTACTGCAACGGCAGGAGCTGCGGGTACGCGGTGCGGCGCGAGTGCGGCGCCGCGGACTGGCGCGTGCTGCGCGCGCTGGAGCCCGTGTCCATGGGCGCGGGTGTCAtaccggcggcgtgcggcggcggggagggcgacGTCATGTACATGCGCGCGCGGTTCGAGCGCGTCGTTGGCTCCCGTGACTCCGAGGCGTTCTACATGATGAACCCGgactgcggcggcagcggcagcaacaaCAATGGCGGCCCGGAGCTCAGCGTCTACCTCCTTAGAGTTTGA